In Bogoriella caseilytica, the genomic window GGACGTGCCCGAGACCCCGATGACGCCCGACAGCGCCCCGCGCGGACCCTTGCGGTCGCGCGCCCAGGCGCCGTCGGAGCTACCGCTACCGGATGCCGCCGAGGTGTCCTGGCGCGAGCTGACGCGCGCGGACATCCCGGCACTGGTGGAGGTCATCGGGCGCATCGAGGAGGCTGACCACCCCCCCTATCGCACCACCGTGGAGGAAGTGGAGGACTACTTCGCTCCGGGTTACGACACTGCGGGCATCGGCGGCTTCGCCGACGATGACCAGGGCGAGCTCATGCAAGCCTACGGCTTTGTTCGCCTCTCTCAGGCCGACCGGCAGGTCAAGCGCGTCTTCGTCTCCGGTGGGGTGGCTCCCACCTTCCGCGACCGCGGCATGGGCTCCCCTCTGATGGACTGGCAGCTCGGCCGTGCCCGCCAGCTCCTCGCCGAATGCGCCGAGGCCGAGGAGGATGTCGCCGCGCGGATCGTGGCGCACGTGGACGACGACCGCGAGGACTTCACCCAGTTGCTGACCTCCCGCGGTTTCACCCCGCGGCGGACCTACAGTCAGCTGCGACGGGACCTCTCCCAGCCGCTACCGACGATCAGCCTCGAGCGCAGCGTGACCGTGGAACCGTGGACCGAGGCACTCGACGACGCCGTCCGGCGAGCGCACAACACCGCGTTCCGGGACCTCTGGGGCAGCCAACCGCTGACCCCGCAGGCATGGCAGCAGGAACGCACCCATCACGCGCCCGAGTGGAGCTTCGTCGCCTTGGATCGCAGCAGCGACCGGGCCCAGGTCGCGGGCTACCTGATCTCCGGACGCTATGAGCAGGACTGGCCCGCTCTGGGCTGGACCGAGGGATACATCGAGAACCTCGGAGTGCTGCCGGCGTGGCGGGGCCGGCACGTGGCGACGGCGCTACTCACCCGCGCCATGGAGGCCTACCGGCATGACGGTATGCAGTACGCCGGCATGGACGTGGACTCCGACAACCCCACCGGAGCCATCGGTCTGTTCGAAAGGCTCGGTTTCGAGCGGGTGCGCGGCTCGGCCGTCTACACCGTCGAGGTGTGACGACTGTGCAGCGGAAGGTGGGAGCGAGGAACGAGCGCCCGCCCGCAGCGGAGCTGAGAAACGCCGACCATGAGTTCGAGGTGTGACGACTGCGCAGCGGAAGGTGGGAGCGAGGGACGAGCGCCCGCCCGCAGCGGAGCTGAGGAACGCCGACCATGAGTTCGAGGTCTGAGGACCGCGGGGTGGGAAGGGAGACCCGCTCACCCCACGGCGGCCACCGGGGCGCTCAACGGCCGGCCTGAGCCGTCGCGCCGCTCATCGATCTCTGGCAGTTCGACGGGCTGTCCACCCGAACCCACGGCGCGGGCGGGCTCCGGGCCCGCCCAGGCGAGCACCAGTGCGTCTTCGCCCCGCAGGAAGCGCTGAGCGCGCACCCCGCTGGTGGCACGCCCCTTGCCGGGGTAGCGATCCAAGGGTGTGACCTTGGCGCTGCCCGCCGTGGTGCCCGGCAGCGCCGCGGAGGTGCCGGCCACCGTGACGACCACGGCGGCGGAGAGTTCCGCCTCAGCCACGGCAGCCAGGTGGAGCACCTCGACACCGTCGCCGAGCTTCATGCCGGCTACGCCCTGCCCGGAACGGCCCTGGGGCCGCACAAGTGAGGCGGAGAAGCGCAACAGGTGCGCGCCGGAGGAGATCAACACGAGCTGATCCTCATCTCCGGAGTGCAGGGCGCCGATCACCCGGTCGCCTTCCTCCAGCGAGATGACCGTCCAGGACTCCTTGTTTCCAGGCCGATCACCGGGGCGGACCCGCTTGATGGTGCCGCGCGCTGTTGCCAGGGTCAGGGGTGCGGCGTCGTCCTCGAGCCGTGCCAGGCCGACTGCGTGCTCGCCGGCGTCGAGGGCGACGAGCTCACTCAGCGGGATGCCCCCGGACAGGCTGGGCGGGCCAGAAGTGGGAGGTAGGCCGGGAATGTCGATGACCTCCATGCGCACCAGGCGCCCGGTGGAGGTCACCACGCCCACGTGCCCGCGCGCGGTGGCCGGAACCTCCCCGGTGAGCGCATCGTGCGCGACGCGGCCGCCGGAGCGCATCGGCGCCTCAGCTTCGGCGGTGCGAGCCACCAGCCCTGTGCCGGAGAGCAGCACGCGGCAAGGGTCGTCCGGGATCTCCAACGGCACGGAACCGGCCTTGCCGCTGGCTTTGCCGGCGGAGGCTCCCACGGCCTCACCACCGGGGCGCTCGAGCAGGACGGTGCGCCGCGGATCGGCGTGCTCGGCGGCGATGGCGGCCAGCTCCTCGGACACCACCTCGCGCAGACGCTCGTCGGAATCGAGGATGTCGGTGAGTTCCTGGATACGCCGGGCCAGTTCGTCCTGCTCGGCTTCGAGTTCGAGGCGGGAGAACTTGGTCAAGCGACGCAGCCGCAGCTGAAGGATGTACTCCGCTTGCGGCTCATCCAGCTCGAAGACACTCATCAGCCGGGCACGTGCGGTCTCGGCGTCATCGGAGCTGCGGATCACCTGGATGACCTCGTCGATGTCCGCGATGGCGATCAACAGGCCTGCCACGAGGTGCGCGCGCTCGGTGGCTCGCGCCAGGCGGTAGGCCGTGCGCCGGCGCACCACCTCAAGGCGGTGGGCGACGTAGACCTGCAGGAGCTCACGCAGCCCCAGGGTGCGCGGCTGTCCGTCGACCAGCGCCACGTTGTTGATCCCGAAGGACTCCTCCATCGGGGTGTGCTTGAAGAGCTGCTCCAGCACGGCCTCGGGGTTGAATCCGCTCTTGATCTCGATGACCAACCGCAGGCCGTGGTGCCGGTCGGTCAGGTTCTGCACGTTCGTCACGCCTTGGAGCTTGCGGGCTCCGACGGCGTCCTTGATCTTCTCGATCACTCGCTCCGCGCCCACCATGTAGGGCAGTTCGGTGACCACGATGCCCTTCTTGCGGGCCGTGATGCTCTCGACGCGTGTGGTCGCTCGGGTGCGGAAGGAGCCCCGGCCGGTGGCGTAGGCCTCCCGGACGCCCTCCAGCCCCACGATCTTGCCGCCCTCGGGCAGGTCGGGCCCGGGGATGAAGCGCATGAGCTCATCGAGGCTCGTCTCGGGAGCGGCGATGAGTTGCCGGACTGCGGCCACGACCTCGCCGAGATTGTGCGGCGGCATGTTGGTGGCCATGCCGACGGCAATCCCGGAGGCGCCGTTGACCAGCAGATTAGGGATGGCCGAGGGCAGCACCTCGGGCTGGGTGAGCTGATTGTCGTAGTTCGGGACGAGATCGACGACGTCTTCGTCGAGGTCGGCGGTCATCGCCAGCGCAGCGGCGGCCAGGCGGGCCTCGGTGTAGCGCGAGGCTGCGGGACCATCGTCCAGGGAGCCAAAGTTCCCGTGACCGTCGACCATCGGCAGGCGCAGGGCGAAGGGCTGGGCCATGCGGACCATCGCGTCGTAAATGGCGCCGTCACCGTGGGGGTGGAGCCGTCCCATGACTTCACCGACCACGCGCGCGGACTTGACGTGCCCTCGATCAGGACGCAGGCCCATCTGGTCCATTTGGTAGAGGATCCGGCGCTGCACCGGCTTGAGCCCATCGCGGGCATCGGGCAGGGCCCGTGAGTAGATCACCGAGTAGGCGTACTCCAGGAAAGAACCCTGCATCTCCTGGGAGACATCGATGTCGACGATCTTCTCCGCGATGTCAGGCGGGGGAGTGGCGGAGCTGTTCCGGCGCGGCATGCCCGCTATTGTCCCTGACGTTGCCCGAGCGACCGGGCGGGGCGCGCCGCCCCGGCCTGTGCGGGGCGCGCATCACAGCATGTCGGAGTCCAGCGGGCCCTCCAGGACGATCTCCTCGCCGCGGAGCTCACCGACCGCGGCGGCGCCGAGCGTACCGATGGCGCGGTCCAGGTCGGGAGCCACCGAGTCCGCAGTGCGGTGGCGCAGGAAGACCGCCACGGCATAGCGACGGCCATCGGGAAAGGTGACCACACCCGCCTCGTTGCGGATGAAGGAGAGTGTCCCGGTCTTCCCCGCAACCGAGACCGAGCCCGGGAAGCCGGTGCGCAGGCGGTGGCCGTAGACCTGCATGCCCATCACGCGGCGCACCTCGGCGCAGGCGCTGGCATCGATGCCATCGGCATTCCAGATCCGTCCCAGCAGCCGGGTGGTCTCCTCCGGGGTGGAGCGGTGGGAGTGCCGGGGATCCTGCGCGCGGATGGCCCGGTACTCCCGGGTGCGGTTCTTGGCCACACCGTCCATGGACCCGCCCGGCTCGATGCCGAGGTCGTCACGCATGGAGGCGAAGAGCGCCGCGGTGTCACCCTCGAGCACCGTCTGAGTCATACCGAGTTCGGCCAGCGTGGCCGCGATCCGATCCCAGCCCACGAGGTCCATCACCACGTCGGTCGCGCGGTTGTCGGAGACATTCATCATCGACAGGTACAGGTCTCGCAGGGACAGCGAGATCGGGTCGGAGAAGGCCGCGATTCCGGTGCCGCCGAGCACCTGGAAGTCCTCGGCACCGAGATCGATCCGGTCGGTGGCCGCACGCTCACCGGCCGCGACCTGCCGGCACACCTCCAGCAGCACCGGGATCTTGAACACCGAGGCGGTCACCACGAGATCCTCGGAACGCAGGCCCACCTGGGCGTCGGAGTCCAGGTCGCGGGCGTGAACGAAGGCCGTCAGGCCGAGCTCGGCCTCCAGTGGTGCGGCGGTTGCGGCGAGAGTCATGCCACCACTCTGCCGTAAGCGCTCCGGGATCC contains:
- a CDS encoding GNAT family N-acetyltransferase produces the protein MPETPMTPDSAPRGPLRSRAQAPSELPLPDAAEVSWRELTRADIPALVEVIGRIEEADHPPYRTTVEEVEDYFAPGYDTAGIGGFADDDQGELMQAYGFVRLSQADRQVKRVFVSGGVAPTFRDRGMGSPLMDWQLGRARQLLAECAEAEEDVAARIVAHVDDDREDFTQLLTSRGFTPRRTYSQLRRDLSQPLPTISLERSVTVEPWTEALDDAVRRAHNTAFRDLWGSQPLTPQAWQQERTHHAPEWSFVALDRSSDRAQVAGYLISGRYEQDWPALGWTEGYIENLGVLPAWRGRHVATALLTRAMEAYRHDGMQYAGMDVDSDNPTGAIGLFERLGFERVRGSAVYTVEV
- a CDS encoding DNA gyrase/topoisomerase IV subunit A, which encodes MPRRNSSATPPPDIAEKIVDIDVSQEMQGSFLEYAYSVIYSRALPDARDGLKPVQRRILYQMDQMGLRPDRGHVKSARVVGEVMGRLHPHGDGAIYDAMVRMAQPFALRLPMVDGHGNFGSLDDGPAASRYTEARLAAAALAMTADLDEDVVDLVPNYDNQLTQPEVLPSAIPNLLVNGASGIAVGMATNMPPHNLGEVVAAVRQLIAAPETSLDELMRFIPGPDLPEGGKIVGLEGVREAYATGRGSFRTRATTRVESITARKKGIVVTELPYMVGAERVIEKIKDAVGARKLQGVTNVQNLTDRHHGLRLVIEIKSGFNPEAVLEQLFKHTPMEESFGINNVALVDGQPRTLGLRELLQVYVAHRLEVVRRRTAYRLARATERAHLVAGLLIAIADIDEVIQVIRSSDDAETARARLMSVFELDEPQAEYILQLRLRRLTKFSRLELEAEQDELARRIQELTDILDSDERLREVVSEELAAIAAEHADPRRTVLLERPGGEAVGASAGKASGKAGSVPLEIPDDPCRVLLSGTGLVARTAEAEAPMRSGGRVAHDALTGEVPATARGHVGVVTSTGRLVRMEVIDIPGLPPTSGPPSLSGGIPLSELVALDAGEHAVGLARLEDDAAPLTLATARGTIKRVRPGDRPGNKESWTVISLEEGDRVIGALHSGDEDQLVLISSGAHLLRFSASLVRPQGRSGQGVAGMKLGDGVEVLHLAAVAEAELSAAVVVTVAGTSAALPGTTAGSAKVTPLDRYPGKGRATSGVRAQRFLRGEDALVLAWAGPEPARAVGSGGQPVELPEIDERRDGSGRPLSAPVAAVG
- a CDS encoding serine hydrolase, translated to MTLAATAAPLEAELGLTAFVHARDLDSDAQVGLRSEDLVVTASVFKIPVLLEVCRQVAAGERAATDRIDLGAEDFQVLGGTGIAAFSDPISLSLRDLYLSMMNVSDNRATDVVMDLVGWDRIAATLAELGMTQTVLEGDTAALFASMRDDLGIEPGGSMDGVAKNRTREYRAIRAQDPRHSHRSTPEETTRLLGRIWNADGIDASACAEVRRVMGMQVYGHRLRTGFPGSVSVAGKTGTLSFIRNEAGVVTFPDGRRYAVAVFLRHRTADSVAPDLDRAIGTLGAAAVGELRGEEIVLEGPLDSDML